The Streptomyces sp. NBC_01775 genome includes a region encoding these proteins:
- a CDS encoding beta-ketoacyl-[acyl-carrier-protein] synthase family protein — MNATPHSVVVTGIGATTPLGGDSASTWEGLVAGRSGVRLLEEEWAADMPVRIAAKVAVEPSESIPRAQARKLDRSAQFALIAAREAWADAGFTARAGEDSSVDPDRLGTVVASGIGGVTTLLGQYDILREKGVRRVSPHTVPMLMPNGPSANVGLEVNARAGVHTPVSACASGSEAVGYGIEMIRTGRADVVVAGGTEAAIHPLPIAAFANMMAMSKNNDDPQGASRPYDAARNGFVLGEGAGVIVLESAEHARARGARVYAEAVGQGISADSHDIVQPEPSGNGIAHALQDLIARTGLDPAEVMHINAHATSTPQGDLAELKALRKVFGDDVDHMAISATKSMTGHLLGGAGGVETVATLLALHHRTAPPTINIENLDPDADADVVRDKARELPAGGTIAGLNNSFGFGGHNVVLAFRTV, encoded by the coding sequence GTGAACGCGACCCCTCACTCCGTGGTCGTCACCGGTATCGGCGCAACCACACCGCTGGGTGGCGACAGCGCATCGACCTGGGAAGGTCTCGTCGCCGGACGCTCCGGCGTCCGTCTCCTCGAGGAGGAGTGGGCGGCCGACATGCCGGTCCGGATCGCGGCGAAGGTTGCCGTCGAGCCGAGCGAGAGCATTCCGCGCGCCCAGGCCAGGAAGCTGGACCGCTCGGCGCAGTTCGCGCTGATCGCGGCCCGTGAGGCCTGGGCCGACGCGGGCTTCACCGCCCGCGCGGGCGAGGACTCCTCGGTCGACCCCGACCGGCTGGGCACCGTGGTGGCGTCCGGCATCGGCGGCGTGACCACGCTTCTCGGCCAGTACGACATCCTGCGCGAGAAGGGCGTCCGCCGCGTCTCTCCGCACACCGTGCCGATGCTGATGCCGAACGGCCCCTCGGCCAACGTCGGCCTGGAGGTGAACGCGCGGGCAGGGGTGCACACCCCCGTCAGCGCCTGCGCCTCGGGCTCGGAGGCCGTCGGCTACGGGATCGAGATGATCCGCACCGGACGTGCCGACGTCGTCGTCGCCGGCGGCACCGAGGCGGCCATCCACCCGCTGCCGATCGCCGCCTTCGCGAACATGATGGCGATGTCGAAGAACAACGACGACCCGCAGGGCGCCTCCCGCCCCTACGACGCGGCCCGCAACGGTTTCGTCCTCGGTGAGGGCGCCGGCGTGATCGTCCTGGAGTCCGCCGAGCACGCCAGGGCGCGCGGCGCACGGGTCTACGCCGAGGCGGTCGGCCAGGGCATCTCCGCCGACAGCCACGACATCGTGCAGCCGGAGCCCTCGGGCAACGGCATCGCGCACGCGCTCCAGGACCTCATCGCCAGGACCGGCCTGGACCCGGCCGAGGTGATGCACATCAACGCGCACGCCACCTCGACCCCGCAGGGCGACCTGGCGGAGCTGAAGGCGCTGCGCAAGGTCTTCGGCGACGACGTGGACCACATGGCGATCTCGGCGACCAAGTCGATGACCGGCCACCTGCTGGGCGGCGCCGGGGGCGTCGAGACGGTCGCCACGCTGCTGGCCCTGCACCACCGCACGGCCCCGCCGACGATCAACATCGAGAACCTCGACCCGGACGCGGACGCCGATGTCGTACGCGACAAGGCACGCGAGCTGCCCGCCGGGGGCACGATCGCCGGGCTGAACAACTCGTTCGGCTTCGGCGGGCACAACGTCGTCCTGGCGTTCCGCACGGTCTGA
- a CDS encoding SGNH/GDSL hydrolase family protein, with protein sequence MTESHHTGSDRSKRPHPSGRLRPRTVTISAFAAILVAGLVLALVHGSSSDGGSGKGAQRAESSARPHAKPQRIWDRSPGSIAAVGDSITRGFDACSLLSDCTKVSWATGTENEVDSLASRLLTDPRGKSWNYAVSGAVADDLPAQMRKAADVRPGMVTVMSGANDACRPSVARMTPVEDFRADIREGLRVLRAESPKTQVYVSSVPDLRRLWQQGRKNPIGERVWGLGICQSMLKDPQSMDKAAHDRRQQVYDRVVDYNSVLKEECAKDLRCRYDNGAVFRYRFTGAELSNWDWFHPSKAGQRSLAEMAYRQIVARRPTG encoded by the coding sequence ATGACGGAGAGCCACCACACGGGGAGCGACCGCTCCAAGCGTCCCCATCCGTCCGGCCGGCTACGCCCCCGAACAGTCACTATCTCCGCGTTCGCCGCGATACTCGTGGCCGGTCTCGTACTGGCCCTTGTCCACGGCTCCTCCTCGGACGGAGGCAGCGGGAAGGGCGCACAGCGCGCCGAATCCTCCGCACGCCCCCACGCGAAGCCGCAACGGATCTGGGACCGCAGCCCCGGCTCGATAGCGGCCGTCGGCGACTCGATCACCCGTGGCTTCGACGCCTGCTCGCTGCTGTCGGACTGCACGAAGGTCTCCTGGGCGACCGGCACCGAGAACGAGGTCGACAGCCTCGCCAGCCGCCTGCTGACCGACCCCCGGGGCAAGAGCTGGAACTACGCGGTCAGCGGCGCCGTCGCCGACGACCTGCCCGCCCAGATGCGCAAGGCGGCCGACGTCCGCCCCGGCATGGTGACGGTGATGAGCGGCGCCAACGACGCGTGCCGCCCCAGCGTGGCCCGGATGACGCCCGTCGAGGACTTCCGCGCCGACATCCGCGAGGGGCTGCGCGTACTGCGCGCCGAGTCTCCCAAGACCCAGGTCTACGTCTCCAGCGTCCCGGACCTGCGGCGGCTGTGGCAGCAGGGCAGGAAGAACCCGATCGGGGAACGCGTGTGGGGGCTCGGGATCTGTCAGTCGATGCTCAAGGACCCGCAGTCCATGGACAAAGCGGCCCACGACCGCCGTCAGCAGGTGTACGACAGGGTGGTGGACTACAACTCCGTGCTGAAGGAGGAGTGCGCGAAGGACCTGCGCTGCCGCTACGACAACGGTGCCGTCTTCCGCTACCGCTTCACCGGGGCCGAGCTGAGCAACTGGGACTGGTTCCATCCGAGCAAGGCAGGTCAGCGCAGCCTCGCGGAGATGGCCTACCGGCAGATCGTCGCCCGGCGTCCCACGGGGTAG
- a CDS encoding DUF3145 domain-containing protein, with product MTTRGVLYVHSAPRALCPHVEWAVAGVLGARVNLDWIRQPASPGTWRAEFSWQGDPGTASKLASALRGWHLLRFEVTAEPCPTAEGERYSSTPELGIFHAVTGMHGDILIPEDRLRAALARAGRGESELEAEISKLLGKPWDDELEPFRYAGEGAPVRWLHQVV from the coding sequence GTGACGACACGTGGAGTTCTGTACGTCCACTCGGCGCCCCGCGCGCTGTGCCCGCACGTCGAATGGGCCGTCGCGGGAGTGCTGGGCGCCCGCGTCAACCTCGACTGGATCAGACAGCCCGCCTCCCCCGGCACTTGGCGGGCCGAGTTCTCCTGGCAGGGCGATCCCGGCACGGCCTCCAAGCTCGCCTCCGCGCTGCGCGGCTGGCACCTGCTGCGCTTCGAGGTGACGGCCGAGCCCTGCCCCACCGCCGAGGGCGAGCGCTACAGCTCCACACCGGAGCTGGGCATCTTCCACGCGGTCACCGGCATGCACGGCGACATCCTCATCCCCGAGGACCGGCTGCGAGCCGCGCTCGCCCGCGCGGGGCGCGGGGAGAGCGAGCTGGAGGCGGAGATCTCCAAGCTGCTGGGCAAGCCCTGGGACGACGAGTTGGAGCCCTTCCGCTACGCGGGAGAGGGCGCGCCGGTGCGGTGGCTCCACCAAGTGGTCTGA
- a CDS encoding ketoacyl-ACP synthase III: MTAKIKPAKGSPYARILGVGGYRPTRVVPNEEILKHIDSSDEWIRSRSGIATRHWAGPEETVAEMTLEAAGKAVADAGISPDQVGAVIISTVSHFKQTPAVATEIADRMGTGKAAAFDINAGCAGFGYGLTLAKGLVVEGSAEYVLVVGAERLSDLTDLTDRSTAFLFGDGAGAVIVGPSEEPAIGPSVWGSEGDKRDVISQTVPWDGFRVGDVSQLPLDGDGALKFPALRQEGQTVFRWAVFEMAKVAQQALDAAGIAADDLDVFIPHQANMRIIDSMVKTLKLPEHVTVARDVETTGNTSAASIPLAMERLLATGQAKSGDTALLIGFGAGLVYAATVVTLP, from the coding sequence ATGACCGCGAAGATCAAGCCCGCGAAGGGCTCCCCGTACGCGCGCATTCTCGGCGTCGGCGGATACCGCCCGACCCGCGTCGTACCGAACGAGGAGATCCTCAAGCACATCGACTCCTCCGACGAATGGATCCGCTCGCGTTCGGGCATCGCGACCCGGCACTGGGCGGGCCCGGAGGAGACGGTCGCGGAGATGACCCTGGAGGCCGCGGGCAAGGCCGTCGCGGACGCCGGGATCTCTCCCGACCAGGTGGGCGCGGTCATCATCTCGACCGTCTCGCACTTCAAGCAGACCCCGGCGGTCGCCACCGAGATCGCCGACCGGATGGGCACCGGAAAGGCCGCGGCCTTCGACATCAACGCCGGCTGCGCGGGCTTCGGTTACGGCCTCACGCTCGCCAAGGGCCTGGTCGTCGAGGGCAGCGCCGAGTACGTCCTGGTCGTGGGAGCCGAGCGGCTCTCGGACCTGACGGACCTGACGGACCGTTCCACCGCGTTCCTGTTCGGCGACGGCGCCGGCGCCGTGATCGTCGGCCCCTCCGAGGAGCCGGCCATCGGCCCGTCCGTCTGGGGCTCGGAGGGCGACAAGCGCGACGTCATCTCCCAGACCGTGCCCTGGGACGGCTTCCGCGTGGGCGATGTCTCACAGCTCCCGCTCGACGGGGACGGCGCGCTGAAGTTCCCGGCGCTGCGCCAGGAGGGCCAGACGGTCTTCCGGTGGGCCGTCTTCGAGATGGCGAAGGTCGCACAGCAGGCCCTGGACGCGGCCGGCATAGCGGCGGACGACCTGGACGTCTTCATCCCGCACCAGGCCAACATGCGGATCATCGACTCGATGGTGAAGACCCTCAAACTGCCGGAGCACGTCACCGTGGCCCGTGACGTGGAGACCACCGGCAACACCTCGGCCGCCTCCATCCCGCTGGCGATGGAGCGGCTGCTGGCCACAGGGCAGGCGAAGAGCGGCGACACCGCGCTCCTCATCGGCTTCGGGGCGGGTCTCGTCTACGCCGCGACTGTCGTTACTCTCCCCTAG
- a CDS encoding acyl carrier protein: protein MAATQEEIVSGLAEIVNEIAGIPTEDVKLEKSFTDDLDVDSLSMVEVVVAAEEKFGVKIPDDDVKNLKTVGDATDYILNHQS from the coding sequence ATGGCCGCCACGCAGGAAGAAATCGTCTCGGGTCTCGCCGAGATCGTCAACGAGATCGCCGGGATCCCCACGGAGGACGTGAAGCTGGAGAAGTCCTTCACCGACGACCTGGACGTGGACTCGCTGTCCATGGTCGAGGTGGTCGTCGCCGCCGAGGAGAAGTTCGGCGTGAAGATCCCGGACGACGACGTCAAGAACCTCAAGACCGTCGGGGACGCGACCGACTACATCCTCAACCACCAGAGCTGA
- a CDS encoding zinc-dependent alcohol dehydrogenase yields MSSTPHPDEARRGVGSARAVVVDSPGRHRIVSGPLPAPGPGEVRIAVFAAGICASDRELYDGARPLAYVRYPLTPGHEWSGTVDAVGEGVDPELTGRKTVAEGFRACLRCERCREGATSLCLSGYEETGFTRPGGFADALVLPARLLHPLADSADLKAAALLEPAAVAAATVLAAGVRPGDRVAVVGTGALGLLAVQLLAAFSPAELLAVEPRAQRGERALRMGASRACAPEEAAKERGTFDVVLETAGAPSTANDACLLARRGGRVVLAGAFEPGAHGIDPIHLAFSQLTVRSVFGAPSSAWSYAVRAFNGGLLDPGALITHELPLERFGDAIARVREDPDAGKVLLRP; encoded by the coding sequence GTGAGCAGCACCCCGCATCCGGATGAGGCGCGACGCGGCGTGGGCAGCGCGCGGGCCGTCGTGGTCGACAGCCCCGGCAGGCACAGAATCGTCAGCGGGCCGCTCCCGGCGCCCGGCCCCGGCGAGGTGCGGATCGCGGTATTCGCCGCGGGGATCTGCGCGAGCGACCGCGAACTGTACGACGGCGCCCGGCCCCTGGCCTATGTGCGCTACCCGCTCACCCCGGGGCACGAGTGGTCGGGGACGGTCGACGCGGTCGGCGAGGGCGTGGACCCGGAGCTGACCGGGCGCAAGACCGTGGCCGAAGGCTTCCGCGCCTGCCTGCGCTGCGAGCGCTGCCGCGAGGGAGCCACCAGCTTGTGCCTGAGCGGCTACGAGGAGACGGGGTTCACCCGGCCGGGGGGCTTCGCCGACGCGCTGGTGCTGCCCGCTCGGCTGCTCCATCCGCTGGCGGACAGCGCGGACTTGAAGGCGGCTGCGCTGCTGGAGCCCGCCGCCGTGGCCGCGGCGACCGTGCTGGCCGCCGGGGTACGCCCCGGTGACCGCGTCGCCGTGGTGGGCACCGGAGCACTGGGGCTGCTGGCCGTACAACTGCTCGCCGCCTTCTCGCCCGCCGAGCTGCTGGCCGTGGAGCCTCGGGCGCAGCGTGGCGAGCGGGCTCTGCGGATGGGGGCGAGCCGCGCGTGCGCGCCGGAGGAAGCGGCGAAAGAGCGCGGGACCTTTGACGTGGTGCTGGAGACGGCGGGAGCGCCCAGCACCGCCAATGACGCCTGCCTGCTGGCTCGCAGGGGCGGACGGGTGGTACTGGCCGGCGCCTTCGAGCCCGGAGCGCACGGCATCGACCCGATCCATCTCGCCTTCAGCCAGCTGACCGTCCGCTCCGTCTTCGGCGCACCGTCCTCGGCGTGGTCGTACGCGGTACGGGCCTTCAACGGCGGTCTGTTGGACCCGGGCGCGCTGATCACTCACGAACTGCCCCTGGAGCGCTTCGGTGACGCCATCGCCCGGGTACGCGAGGACCCGGATGCGGGGAAGGTGCTGCTGCGGCCGTAG